The proteins below come from a single Corylus avellana chromosome ca3, CavTom2PMs-1.0 genomic window:
- the LOC132175022 gene encoding serine racemase isoform X2, giving the protein MSFLLSLLLRRICLFAARQGCLSHWEKLSSISAQKWRRLFFKCECFQKGGAFKFRGACNAVFSLDNDQAAKGVATHSSGNHAAALSLAAKLRGIPAYIVIPKGAPKCKVENVMRYGGQVIWSEATMQSRESVASKVLQETGAVLVHPYNDGRIISGQGTLSLELLEQAPDIDTLIVPISGGGLVSGVALAAKSINPAIRVLAAEPRGANDAAQSKVAGRIITLPETDTIADGLRAFLGDCTWPIVRDLVDDIITVDDEEIIEAMKLCYEILKVVVEPSGAIGLAAVLSDSFKKNPALKNCSNIGIILSGGNVDLGGLWDSFRK; this is encoded by the exons ATGTCGTTTTTACTTTCTCTTTTACTTCGAAGAATCTGCCTTTTCGCTGCAAGACAAGGTTGTCTTTCCCACTGGGAGAAACTGAGTTCAATCTCTGCTCAGAAAT GGAGGCGATTGTTCTTTAAATGTGAATGTTTCCAAAAGGG TGGAGCTTTCAAATTCAGAGGTGCCTGCAATGCTGTTTTTTCTCTTGACAATGATCAAGCTGCTAAAGGGGTTGCAACTCACAGCAG TGGTAACCATGCTGCAGCATTGTCTTTGGCTGCGAAACTACGGGGAATCCCTGCTTATATTGTTATTCCAAAAGGTGCTCCAAAATGCAAAGTTGAGAATGTCATGCGTTATGGTGGTCAGGTTATCTGGAGTGAGGCCACAATGCAGTCAAGGGAGAGTGTTGCAAGCAAGGTGTTGCAAGAAACTGGTGCAGTTCTTGTACATCCATATAATGATGGGCGCATTATAAG TGGGCAGGGTACATTATCATTGGAACTTCTGGAACAAGCCCCTGATATAGACACGTTAATAGTTCCAATAAGTG GAGGTGGTTTGGTATCAGGGGTGGCATTGGCTGCTAAGTCCATCAACCCCGCCATTCGAGTTTTGGCTGCTGAACCTAGGGGAGCTAATGATGCAGCTCAATCCAAAGTGGCCGGTAGAATTATAACATTGCCTGAGACCGACACCATAGCTGATGGGCTTCGAGCTTTTCTAGGAGATTGTACCTG GCCCATAGTGCGAGATCTTGTTGATGACATCATAACCGTCGACGACGAGGAGATAATCGAAGCCATGAAACTCTGCTATGAGATTTTGAAGGTTGTAGTAGAACCTAGCGGAGCAATAGGCCTTGCTGCTGTTTTATCTGATAGTTTCAAGAAAAACCCTGCTTTGAAGAACTGCAGCAACATAGGAATTATACTTTCAGGAGGTAATGTTGATCTTGGGGGCCTATGGGATTCATTTAGAAAATGA
- the LOC132173733 gene encoding RNA-binding NOB1-like protein translates to MEDSPTPTAPSWSNILKSQAVPKPNQQEPAQANQVFVDSCKSTKGIAVAVVDANAIIDGGDGLSRCADKFVTVPEVLAEVRDPFSRHRLSVLPLSLHSMDPSPDSLNKAIKFARATGDLQTLSDVDLKLIALTYTLEAQIHGTKHIRDCPPPVHVVNAKTLHEKDMPGWGSNVPNLKEWEAIEHVAGDGSDPSNSRILPLQDLNMNIVDDGNDEKSEDGSKASSENHEDVVEGSRRRRYLPKKREVKIEGKKMVADGIDASQGEFDDDAGDWRPAVGRSTHRRYLRRKSRREYYAALAEKDEAEDNNDNAVVEDTNRLENGVPEGNEIKEGNKDGEENISVILERMRLEEEEEEDSMKGLEEGKELEPDDTELVESNEAVGANVDMGNEELDHMEMLSQTNESVDDGSSEQSWMLRSLSESSVACVTSDFAMQNVLLQMGLRLLAPGGMQIHELHRWILKCHACYTVTAEIGKIFCPKCGNGGTLRKVAVTVGENGVVLAARRPRITLRGTKFSLPLPQGGRDAITKNMILREDQLPQKFLYPKTKKKANKQGDGFYSMDDFGQHSDKRGPLQPPVRKALAVFSGRRNPNDNHYARSKRK, encoded by the exons ATGGAGGACTCCCCAACCCCAACAGCTCCGAGCTGGAGCAACATACTGAAGAGCCAAGCGGTCCCAAAGCCGAACCAGCAAGAGCCAGCGCAAGCGAACCAAGTCTTCGTGGATAGTTGCAAGTCCACCAAAGGCATAGCCGTGGCCGTGGTCGACGCCAACGCCATCATCGACGGCGGAGATGGCCTCTCACGCTGCGCCGACAAGTTCGTCACCGTCCCCGAGGTCTTGGCCGAGGTCCGTGACCCTTTCTCCCGTCACCGCCTCTCCGTCCTCCCCTTATCCCTCCACTCCATGGACCCCTCCCCCGATTCCCTCAACAAAG CAATAAAGTTTGCAAGGGCAACGGGTGACTTGCAGACACTGTCGGATGTTGATCTAAAACTGATTGCGTTGACATATACATTGGAGGCTCAGATTCATGGGACTAAACATATCAGGGACTGTCCTCCCCCTGTTCATGTGGTCAATGCAAAGACCTTACATGAGAAGGACATGCCTGGTTGGGGCTCCAATGTTCCCAATTTGAAGGAGTGGGAAGCTATAGAACACGTAGCTGGGGATGGATCAGATCCTTCCAATTCGAGAATCCTACCTTTGCAGGATTTGAATATGAACATTGTTGATGATGGTAATGATGAAAAGTCGGAGGATGGTTCGAAAGCAAGTTCAGAGAATCATGAGGATGTTGTAGAAGGCAGTAGGAGAAGGAGGTATTTGCCGAAGAAAAGGGAGGTGAAGATTGAAGGGAAGAAGATGGTAGCAGATGGAATTGATGCGTCGCAAGGGGAATTTGATGACGATGCTGGTGATTGGAGGCCGGCTGTTGGCCGGAGTACTCATAGACGGTATCTTAGGAGGAAATCTCGGCGTGAATATTATGCGGCATTGGCTGAAAAGGATGAGGCTGAGGATAACAATGATAATGCTGTTGTTGAGGATACTAACAGATTGGAAAATGGGGTTCCAGAAGGGAATGAGATAAAGGAGGGAAACAAGGATGGTGAGGAGAATATTTCTGTGATCTTAGAGCGAATGAGgctggaagaagaagaagaagaagattcgATGAAGGGTCTTGAAGAAGGAAAGGAACTTGAGCCTGACGACACCGAATTGGTGGAGAGCAATGAAGCTGTGGGAGCCAATGTTGATATGGGTAATGAGGAATTGGATCACATGGAGATGTTGAGCCAGACTAATGAAAGTGTTGATGATGGTAGTAGTGAGCAGAGCTGGATGCTAAGATCATTGTCCGAGTCCAGTGTGGCCTGTGTAACTAGTGACTTTGCAATGCAAAATGTGCTTCTGCAGATGGGTTTACGCTTACTAGCGCCTGGAGGAATGCAGATACACGAGCTACACAG GTGGATTCTGAAATGCCATGCCTGCTATACAGTGACTGCTGAGATTGGGAAGATTTTCTGCCCAAAGTGTGGAAATGGAGGCACTTTACGCAAGGTAGCTGTTACAGTTGGTGAGAATGGAGTTGTTTTAGCGGCCCGTCGACCACGGATTACATTGCGTGGCACAAAA TTTTCACTGCCTTTGCCACAAGGTGGAAGGGATGCCATTACCAAGAACATGATTTTACGTGAAGATCAACTCCCACAAAAGTTCCTTTACCCCAAGACAAAGAAGAAAGCGAATAAGCAG GGAGACGGCTTCTACAGCATGGATGACTTCGGCCAACATTCTGATAAAAGAGGCCCCCTGCAGCCTCCTGTAAGGAAGGCATTAGCAGTTTTCAGTGGAAGGAGGAATCCCAATGACAATCATTATGCTCGTTCAAAGCGCAAATAG
- the LOC132175632 gene encoding actin-depolymerizing factor 12-like, with product MANAASGMAVEDDCKLRFLELKAKRSYRFIVFKIEQQQVVVEKLGEPNESYEDFAASLPANECRYAVYDYDFTTTENFQRSKIFFVAWSPDIAKVRHKMVYASSKDRFKRELDGIQFELQATDPSEMSLDIVKGRAN from the exons ATG GCAAATGCGGCATCAGGAATGGCTGTGGAGGATGATTGCAAGCTGAGGTTCTTGGAGCTGAAAGCAAAGAGGAGCTACCGTTTCATTGTGTTCAAGATTGAGCAACAGCAGGTGGTGGTGGAGAAGCTCGGGGAGCCTAATGAAAGTTATGAGGATTTCGCCGCCAGTTTGCCTGCCAATGAGTGCCGTTATGCAGTCTATGATTATGATTTCACAACAACAGAGAATTTTCAAAGAAGCAAGATTTTCTTCGTTGCATG GTCACCAGATATAGCAAAGGTGAGGCATAAAATGGTTTATGCTAGTTCCAAGGATAGGTTCAAGAGGGAACTGGACGGCATTCAATTTGAGTTGCAAGCCACTGATCCCAGTGAGATGAGCTTGGATATTGTGAAAGGTCGAGCCAACTAA
- the LOC132175022 gene encoding serine racemase isoform X1 has protein sequence MEEGGQMRGKYVADISSIREAQARINSFIHKTPVLSSESLNAVSGRRLFFKCECFQKGGAFKFRGACNAVFSLDNDQAAKGVATHSSGNHAAALSLAAKLRGIPAYIVIPKGAPKCKVENVMRYGGQVIWSEATMQSRESVASKVLQETGAVLVHPYNDGRIISGQGTLSLELLEQAPDIDTLIVPISGGGLVSGVALAAKSINPAIRVLAAEPRGANDAAQSKVAGRIITLPETDTIADGLRAFLGDCTWPIVRDLVDDIITVDDEEIIEAMKLCYEILKVVVEPSGAIGLAAVLSDSFKKNPALKNCSNIGIILSGGNVDLGGLWDSFRK, from the exons ATGGAAGAGGGGGGCCAAATGAGGGGAAAATATGTGGCTGACATTTCCTCCATAAGAGAAGCTCAAGCGCGCATCAATTCATTCATACACAAAACTCCGGTCCTTTCATCTGAATCTCTGAATGCTGTTTCAGGGAGGCGATTGTTCTTTAAATGTGAATGTTTCCAAAAGGG TGGAGCTTTCAAATTCAGAGGTGCCTGCAATGCTGTTTTTTCTCTTGACAATGATCAAGCTGCTAAAGGGGTTGCAACTCACAGCAG TGGTAACCATGCTGCAGCATTGTCTTTGGCTGCGAAACTACGGGGAATCCCTGCTTATATTGTTATTCCAAAAGGTGCTCCAAAATGCAAAGTTGAGAATGTCATGCGTTATGGTGGTCAGGTTATCTGGAGTGAGGCCACAATGCAGTCAAGGGAGAGTGTTGCAAGCAAGGTGTTGCAAGAAACTGGTGCAGTTCTTGTACATCCATATAATGATGGGCGCATTATAAG TGGGCAGGGTACATTATCATTGGAACTTCTGGAACAAGCCCCTGATATAGACACGTTAATAGTTCCAATAAGTG GAGGTGGTTTGGTATCAGGGGTGGCATTGGCTGCTAAGTCCATCAACCCCGCCATTCGAGTTTTGGCTGCTGAACCTAGGGGAGCTAATGATGCAGCTCAATCCAAAGTGGCCGGTAGAATTATAACATTGCCTGAGACCGACACCATAGCTGATGGGCTTCGAGCTTTTCTAGGAGATTGTACCTG GCCCATAGTGCGAGATCTTGTTGATGACATCATAACCGTCGACGACGAGGAGATAATCGAAGCCATGAAACTCTGCTATGAGATTTTGAAGGTTGTAGTAGAACCTAGCGGAGCAATAGGCCTTGCTGCTGTTTTATCTGATAGTTTCAAGAAAAACCCTGCTTTGAAGAACTGCAGCAACATAGGAATTATACTTTCAGGAGGTAATGTTGATCTTGGGGGCCTATGGGATTCATTTAGAAAATGA
- the LOC132173734 gene encoding tubulin beta-8 chain, translated as MREILHIQGGQCGNQIGAKFWEVVCAEHGIDSTGRYQGDTELQLERVNVYYNEASCGRFVPRAVLMDLEPGTMDSVRSGPYGQIFRPDNFVFGQSGAGNNWAKGHYTEGAELIDSVLDVVRKEAENCDCLQGFQVCHSLGGGTGSGMGTLLISKIREEYPDRMMLTFSVFPSPKVSDTVVEPYNATLSVHQLVENADECMVLDNEALYDICFRTLKLTTPSFGDLNHLISATMSGVTCCLRFPGQLNSDLRKLAVNLIPFPRLHFFMVGFAPLTSRGSQQYRALTVPELTQQMWDAKNMMCAADPRHGRYLTASAMFRGKMSTKEVDEQMINVQNKNSSYFVEWIPNNVKSTVCDIPPTGLKMASTFIGNSTSIQEMFRRVSEQFTAMFRRKAFLHWYTGEGMDEMEFTEAESNMNDLVSEYQQYQDATADEEEEYEEEGYEEEA; from the exons ATGCGTGAGATTCTTCACATCCAGGGGGGCCAATGTGGGAACCAGATCGGAGCGAAGTTCTGGGAGGTGGTTTGCGCGGAGCATGGGATCGACTCGACGGGTCGTTACCAGGGAGACACGGAGCTCCAGCTGGAGCGGGTGAATGTGTACTACAACGAGGCGAGCTGTGGGCGGTTCGTGCCACGCGCGGTGCTGATGGATCTGGAGCCAGGTACGATGGACAGTGTGAGATCCGGGCCGTACGGGCAGATATTCCGACCAGATAACTTCGTGTTCGGGCAATCGGGTGCGGGGAACAACTGGGCCAAGGGGCACTACACGGAAGGGGCGGAGCTAATCGATTCGGTGCTTGATGTGGTGAGGAAGGAGGCCGAGAATTGTGACTGCTTACAAG GGTTTCAGGTATGCCATTCTTTAGGAGGTGGGACGGGGTCAGGAATGGGGACCCTGCTGATATCGAAGATAAGGGAGGAGTACCCGGACCGAATGATGCTCACCTTCTCTGTGTTCCCATCCCCCAAGGTCTCCGACACCGTCGTTGAGCCCTACAACGCCACCCTCTCTGTCCACCAGCTTGTCGAGAACGCCGACGAGTGCATGGTCCTCGACAATGAGGCCCTCTACGATATCTGCTTCCGCACTCTCAAGCTCACCACCCCCAGCT TTGGGGATTTGAACCATCTCATTTCTGCTACCATGAGTGGTGTCACATGCTGCCTTCGCTTCCCTGGTCAGCTGAACTCCGACCTTCGCAAGTTAGCCGTAAACTTAATTCCGTTCCCACGGCTTCACTTCTTCATGGTTGGCTTTGCACCTCTCACTTCTCGTGGTTCCCAGCAATACCGAGCCCTCACTGTCCCTGAACTCACTCAGCAAATGTGGGATGCTAAGAACATGATGTGTGCTGCTGACCCTCGACATGGCCGATACCTCACAGCATCAGCCATGTTCCGTGGCAAGATGAGCACAAAGGAGGTCGATGAGCAGATGATAAATGTGCAAAACAAGAACTCATCCTACTTTGTGGAGTGGATCCCCAATAACGTGAAGTCCACTGTGTGTGACATCCCTCCCACTGGCCTGAAGATGGCTTCCACATTTATCGGAAACTCTACATCAATTCAAGAGATGTTTAGGAGGGTCAGTGAGCAGTTCACGGCTATGTTCCGCAGGAAGGCGTTTTTGCACTGGTACACGGGGGAGGGCATGGACGAGATGGAGTTTACTGAAGCTGAAAGTAACATGAATGACCTGGTTTCTGAGTACCAGCAGTATCAAGATGCAACTGCAGACGAGGAAGAAGAGTATGAGGAGGAAGGTTATGAGGAAGAGGCTTAA
- the LOC132175728 gene encoding probable LRR receptor-like serine/threonine-protein kinase At1g63430, with product MRSYTSFLLLCLISGLLFVKCDSFGSYEVGALTTFKEAIYEDPLLVLSNWNTLDPDPCDWNGISCTGQRDHVIKLNISGSSIKGFLAQELGQLTYLQELILHGNYLIGIIPKELGMLKSLRVLDLGTNQLSGPIPPEIGNLTILETLNLGSNGLTGRIPPELGNMKNLKKIWLDRNKLQGSLPVVGNQDFSSNKTGKYAANAISTGFCRSTQFIVADFSFNFLVGSIPKCLEYLPRSSFQGNCLQNKDPKQRSTSQCGGVPPAKSHPGANSKHPPPESGSKHQGTSKPAWLLPLEIATATMVGSLFLVAILTALQRCNSKSSIIIPWKKSSSGKDHVTVSIDSEMLKDVARYSRQDLELACEDFSNIIGSSPDSVVYKGTMKGGPEIAVISLCIKEEHWTGYLELYFQREVVDLARLNHENTGKLLGYCMESTPFTRMLVFEYASNGTLYEHLHYGEGCQFSWTRRMKIGIGIARGLKYLHTELEPPFTISELNSSAIYLTEDFSPKLVDFECWKTILSRSEKNAGAIGNQGAICVLPNSLEARNLDVQGNVHAFGVLLLEIISGRPPNCKEKGCLVEWAKDYLELPEVMSYVVDPELKHFKSDDLKVICEVVNLCIDPDPSKRPSMKEVCNMLESRIDLSILVDFKASSLAWAELALSS from the exons ATGAGATCATATACTTCATTTCTGCTTCTGTGTCTGATATCTGGGCTTCTTTTTGTGAAATGTGATTCCTTTGGATCATATGAAG TTGGAGCCCTTACAACCTTTAAGGAAGCTATATATGAAGACCCACTTCTGGTTTTGTCCAACTGGAACACCCTAGATCCAGATCCTTGTGACTGGAATGGCATTTCTTGTACTGGGCAGCGGGACCATGTTATAAAGCT AAACATTTCTGGCTCATCCATAAAGGGCTTTCTGGCCCAAGAATTGGGGCAACTCACCTATTTGCAAGAATT GATACTGCATGGGAACTATCTGATTGGCATAATACCTAAAGAACTTGGCATGTTGAAATCCCTCCGGGTTTTGGATTTGGGGACAAATCAACTGTCGGGTCCAATTCCTCCAGAGATTGGAAATTTGACTATTCTTGAGACATT AAACCTTGGGTCAAATGGGTTGACTGGTAGGATACCTCCTGAGCTTGGCAATATGAAAAATCTCAAGAAAATTTGGCTGGATAGGAATAAGCTTCAAGGATCTCTTCCTGTTGTGGGCAATCAAGATTTTTCATCTAACAAGACTGGAAA GTATGCGGCAAACGCAATCTCAACTGGCTTTTGTCGCTCAACTCAGTTTATTGTTGCGGATTTCTCTTTCAACTTCTTGGTTGGGAGCATACCTAAGTGCTTGGAATATCTTCCAAG GTCAAGCTTTCAAGGGAACTGCCTCCAAAACAAAGATCCCAAACAGCGTTCAACCTCGCAATGTG GTGGCGTTCCACCCGCTAAAAGCCATCCTGGAGCCAACTCGAAGCACCCGCCACCTGAATCTGGATCCAAACATCAGGGGACTTCAAAACCTGCCTGGCTTTTACCTCTAGAAATAGCGACAGCAACCATGGTGGGTTCACTCTTTCTGGTTGCTATTCTTACCGCTCTTCAGAGGTGCAATAGCAAATCTTCCATCATAATCCCCTGGAAGAAATCATCAAGTGGAAAGGACCATGTGACTGTATCCATAG ATTCTGAAATGTTGAAAGATGTAGCAAGATACAGCAGACAGGATCTAGAACTTGCCTGTGAAGACTTCAGCAATATTATCGGCTCCTCGCCAGACAGTGTGGTCTACAAAGGTACAATGAAAGGTGGGCCTGAAATTGCTGTGATATCCCTCTGCATCAAAGAAGAGCATTGGACAGGCTATCTCGAGCTCTATTTTCAGAGAGAG GTGGTTGATTTGGCAAGATTAAATCACGAGAATACAGGAAAACTACTTGGCTATTGTATGGAGAGCACTCCATTTACAAGGATGCTGGTTTTTGAATATGCATCAAATGGAACACTGTATGAACACCTACATT ATGGAGAAGGATGCCAATTTTCTTGGACTAGGCGTATGAAAATTGGTATTGGCATTGCACGCGGACTCAAGTATCTTCACACAGAACTTGAGCCACCATTTACCATTTCAGAGTTGAATTCTAGTGCCATATATCTTACAGAAGACTTTTCTCCCAAG CTAGTTGATTTTGAATGTTGGAAGACAATTCTTTCAAGGTCAGAAAAGAACGCAGGTGCTATTGGCAATCAAGGTGCTATCTGTGTTCTTCCAAATTCCCTAGAGGCGCGCAATCTGGATGTCCAAGGCAATGTGCATGCTTTTGGTGTGCTTCTACTGGAGATAATAAGCGGGAGACCTCCAAATTGCAAGGAGAAAGGGTGCTTAGTAGAATGG GCTAAGGACTATCTTGAACTACCAGAAgttatgtcttatgtggtggaTCCAGAGTTGAAACATTTCAAATCTGATGACCTCAAAGTTATATGTGAAGTAGTAAATCTTTGCATCGATCCAGACCCCAGCAAGCGGCCGTCCATGAAGGAAGTGTGTAACATGTTAGAGAGCAGAATTGACTTATCGATATTGGTTGACTTCAAGGCGTCTTCATTGGCTTGGGCTGAGCTTGCACTTTCATCCTAA